One window of Maridesulfovibrio ferrireducens genomic DNA carries:
- a CDS encoding AzlD family protein, which yields MISLTSENAFLAIGLASLATYLMRAGGLLLAGYLPTGGRTGRALTALPGTILISLAAPGFFSEGIVGFTGGLITIAVAFKTKNVFIAMLAGVLVVAIGRHML from the coding sequence TTGATCTCTTTAACCTCTGAAAATGCTTTTCTCGCAATAGGACTCGCCTCGCTGGCAACATATTTAATGCGCGCCGGAGGATTGCTTCTTGCCGGGTATCTACCCACCGGAGGACGCACAGGAAGAGCCTTAACCGCCCTCCCCGGAACTATACTCATATCTCTTGCTGCTCCCGGTTTTTTTTCAGAAGGAATTGTAGGGTTTACGGGCGGTTTGATAACCATTGCAGTCGCATTCAAAACCAAAAATGTTTTTATTGCGATGCTGGCAGGTGTACTTGTTGTCGCCATAGGCAGACATATGTTATAA
- a CDS encoding phosphatidylserine decarboxylase family protein, protein MKKLLFKIGIFAVFLATLFIFSAQPSFADVSKKTAPYRVGKWLPSDQQILNDWRADIISQTDGSGKVALLPVIQEFKDLIESDPELFMLFTEMFKQVPLKPPYDKDPTGKPQVRDYNHMLQLINAIMTRAPEFNKTGLVGFPINAILDWPMGTSAGTAAFLNDKVNRQLKKILTQWAVFLGSPDSRYVLSADSKNGWFGRDAKKAMPTFVKDFICDPKKPYYGFTSWDDFFTRVFREGRRPVADPDDDNVISNSCESAPYRLVENVKLRDNFWIKAQPYSLTHMMGDEELAKQFAGGTVYQAFLSALSYHRWHSPVSGKIVKVQNIDGSYYAEAQSLGFDPSGPNESQGYITQVAARALLLIEADNPDIGLMGVMFVGMAEVSSNEVTVYEGQHVKKGDELGMFHFGGSTHTLIFRPGVKLDFDLHGQKPGLHSSNIPVRSKIATVKKTKK, encoded by the coding sequence ATGAAAAAACTTTTGTTTAAAATCGGCATTTTTGCAGTTTTTCTAGCAACTTTGTTTATTTTTTCGGCGCAGCCTTCTTTTGCTGATGTGTCGAAAAAGACAGCTCCTTACCGGGTGGGCAAGTGGCTGCCTTCTGATCAGCAAATATTGAATGACTGGCGGGCTGATATTATCAGTCAGACGGATGGTTCGGGCAAAGTTGCTTTGCTTCCTGTTATTCAGGAATTTAAAGATTTGATTGAGAGCGACCCGGAACTTTTCATGCTCTTTACTGAAATGTTCAAGCAGGTTCCCCTTAAGCCGCCTTATGACAAAGATCCTACCGGCAAACCGCAGGTCAGAGATTATAACCATATGCTGCAACTTATAAACGCCATTATGACGCGTGCTCCTGAATTTAACAAAACAGGGCTGGTTGGATTCCCGATCAATGCTATTTTAGACTGGCCTATGGGAACTTCTGCCGGGACTGCTGCTTTTTTGAATGATAAGGTCAACCGGCAGCTTAAGAAAATTTTGACTCAGTGGGCTGTATTTCTTGGTTCACCGGATTCACGTTACGTTTTGAGTGCTGATTCTAAAAATGGCTGGTTCGGACGTGATGCAAAAAAAGCTATGCCGACTTTTGTAAAGGACTTTATTTGCGATCCGAAGAAACCGTATTACGGTTTTACTTCATGGGATGATTTTTTTACACGTGTTTTTCGTGAAGGCCGCCGTCCAGTGGCAGACCCTGACGATGATAATGTCATAAGTAATTCCTGTGAATCCGCACCGTATAGACTTGTTGAAAATGTGAAGTTGCGCGATAATTTCTGGATTAAAGCGCAGCCTTATTCCCTTACACATATGATGGGGGATGAGGAACTTGCCAAGCAGTTTGCCGGAGGAACAGTCTATCAGGCTTTTTTGAGTGCTCTCAGCTACCACCGCTGGCATAGCCCTGTGAGTGGTAAAATCGTGAAAGTTCAGAATATAGACGGTTCATATTACGCAGAAGCTCAGAGTCTGGGTTTTGATCCTTCCGGTCCTAATGAATCTCAAGGATATATTACGCAGGTTGCTGCCAGAGCTTTGCTCCTGATAGAAGCTGACAATCCGGATATCGGCTTGATGGGAGTAATGTTTGTCGGCATGGCAGAGGTCTCATCTAATGAAGTTACTGTCTATGAAGGGCAGCATGTGAAAAAGGGTGATGAGCTGGGTATGTTCCATTTTGGAGGTTCAACTCATACTCTTATTTTCAGGCCGGGTGTGAAACTTGATTTTGATTTGCACGGTCAGAAACCGGGACTGCATTCTAGTAATATTCCTGTAAGATCAAAAATTGCGACGGTTAAGAAGACGAAGAAGTAA
- a CDS encoding LysE/ArgO family amino acid transporter produces the protein MSMILPYMQGFGTGAGLIVAIGAQNAFVLTQSIKKNHHLKVCLVCALCDAVLITLGVLGTGDIVASHPMLLKPAAWGGAAFLVWYGFGSFRSAIKGGKLESEEETVSGVRPIIMLTLAITLLNPHVYLDTVVMLGSISGQYSGEARYFFGFGAVTASFIWFYTLGFGGRALAPLFKKPVTWRILDSVVGVTMWAIAFSLGAKAMSV, from the coding sequence ATGTCTATGATTCTACCATATATGCAGGGATTCGGGACCGGGGCAGGGCTGATTGTTGCTATTGGTGCTCAGAATGCCTTTGTACTGACTCAGAGCATCAAAAAGAATCATCATCTCAAAGTTTGTTTGGTGTGTGCGCTGTGCGACGCGGTGTTGATTACACTTGGTGTGCTTGGAACAGGGGATATTGTCGCTTCTCATCCTATGCTGCTTAAACCGGCCGCGTGGGGCGGGGCTGCATTTCTTGTGTGGTACGGCTTTGGATCTTTCCGGTCAGCAATAAAGGGCGGCAAACTTGAAAGTGAGGAGGAGACTGTCTCGGGAGTCCGCCCAATTATTATGCTGACTCTTGCGATAACCTTACTCAACCCGCATGTATACTTGGATACGGTCGTCATGCTTGGTTCCATCAGCGGCCAGTATTCAGGCGAAGCTCGATATTTCTTCGGTTTTGGAGCAGTGACAGCATCATTTATCTGGTTTTACACCCTTGGATTTGGAGGCCGCGCATTAGCTCCTCTATTTAAAAAGCCTGTGACTTGGCGCATACTGGATAGTGTTGTAGGTGTGACTATGTGGGCGATAGCGTTTAGTCTCGGTGCAAAAGCGATGAGTGTGTAG
- a CDS encoding LysR family transcriptional regulator ArgP, producing MLDYKFLEALTAVIEEGGFDKASAKLNLTQSAVSQRIRNLEEQSGQVLIVRSVPPEPTEAGRKLIKHLRQVRLMEHELADETGLNHPDDFIIIPLGVNADSLATWLFDALDDFLHENRVLLDIYIDDENQTHELLKRGEVVGCIGTGSKTLKSCKKEYLATLEYLCVCTPSFRDKWFKDGFTLKNASKAPAAIFNRKDEAHGRLLNIVFPKTTVTHPIFYVPSSEPFVEAIRREFAYGMVAEAQVYDDLKSGKLIDLLPDVRVLVPMYWQSWSVDTPLLNGLSKALVDHFKSTS from the coding sequence ATGCTCGATTATAAATTTCTGGAAGCTCTCACTGCGGTAATAGAGGAAGGCGGATTCGATAAAGCATCCGCCAAGCTGAACCTTACTCAATCGGCGGTATCTCAGCGCATAAGAAACCTTGAAGAACAATCAGGCCAAGTGCTGATAGTTCGCTCAGTTCCACCGGAACCCACGGAAGCAGGACGCAAACTGATAAAACATTTGCGGCAAGTACGGCTTATGGAACATGAATTGGCGGATGAAACAGGACTTAATCATCCCGATGATTTTATTATAATACCGCTTGGTGTGAATGCGGACAGTCTGGCAACATGGCTATTTGACGCGCTGGATGATTTTTTACATGAAAATCGGGTGCTTCTTGATATCTATATTGACGACGAAAACCAGACTCATGAATTACTTAAACGAGGGGAAGTAGTCGGATGTATCGGTACCGGTTCTAAGACACTGAAAAGCTGTAAGAAAGAATACCTCGCAACCTTAGAATATTTATGCGTTTGCACTCCTTCATTCCGGGACAAGTGGTTTAAGGACGGATTTACTTTGAAGAATGCTTCCAAAGCTCCGGCTGCCATATTCAATCGCAAAGATGAGGCACATGGCCGGCTACTGAATATCGTTTTCCCTAAAACAACCGTCACCCATCCCATTTTTTATGTACCCTCATCAGAACCGTTTGTGGAAGCCATCCGCCGCGAATTTGCATACGGCATGGTTGCCGAGGCTCAGGTTTACGACGACCTAAAATCCGGAAAGCTTATAGATCTGCTTCCCGACGTACGTGTATTAGTTCCAATGTATTGGCAGTCCTGGAGTGTGGATACTCCTTTGCTGAATGGGCTTAGCAAGGCGCTTGTTGACCACTTCAAGAGTACATCTTAA
- the glyA gene encoding serine hydroxymethyltransferase — protein sequence MNYYRDLLKNSDPDIFSALEGEERRQRVGIELIPSENYTYPEVLCALGSVFTNKYSEGYPSKRYYGGQEFTDKIENIARERAKEVFRCEHANVQPLSGSPMNQAVYLGLLEPGDTILAMDLSHGGHLTHGAPVSFMGKLFNFIRYKTDPVDGSIDFEELRKTALKHKPKMILCGYTSYPRDLDYASFKKIADEVGAITMTDASHYGGLVAADVMLNPFDFGFDIVTTTSHKSLRGPRGGIILCKKEFASKIDKAVFPGLQGGPHMNTIAGIAITLKKAAELDFHKYGLQILNNAKTLATELTKSGVSLVTGGTDNHMMVIDTEKSFGINGKVAEELLDSVSITTNKQIIPDDPNPPLKPSGIRIGTPAATTRGMKEKDMVQLAGWMIKTLKNPDKLELARHTKHEIESFCSNFPVPGI from the coding sequence ATGAATTATTACCGTGACCTTCTCAAAAATTCCGACCCCGACATTTTTTCCGCCCTCGAGGGTGAAGAACGCAGACAACGAGTCGGCATCGAACTTATTCCTTCCGAAAACTATACTTATCCCGAAGTTCTTTGTGCATTAGGTAGTGTTTTTACCAACAAATATTCTGAGGGTTATCCAAGTAAACGCTACTACGGCGGTCAAGAATTTACCGATAAAATCGAGAATATTGCCCGCGAAAGAGCCAAAGAAGTTTTCAGATGTGAACACGCCAATGTACAGCCGCTCTCCGGTTCGCCCATGAATCAGGCTGTATACCTCGGCCTTCTCGAACCCGGCGATACCATTCTGGCAATGGACCTTTCCCACGGTGGGCACCTGACTCACGGTGCGCCTGTTTCCTTTATGGGTAAATTGTTCAATTTTATCCGCTATAAAACCGATCCTGTCGATGGAAGCATTGATTTCGAAGAACTCCGCAAGACAGCTCTAAAGCATAAACCTAAAATGATTTTATGCGGTTATACTTCATATCCACGAGATCTTGATTATGCTTCATTCAAAAAAATCGCGGATGAAGTCGGTGCCATAACGATGACCGACGCCTCACATTATGGAGGACTGGTTGCAGCTGATGTCATGCTGAACCCTTTTGATTTCGGCTTCGACATAGTTACAACCACTTCCCACAAGTCGCTCAGGGGGCCGCGCGGCGGAATCATTTTGTGTAAAAAAGAGTTTGCGTCGAAAATCGATAAAGCAGTTTTCCCCGGTTTACAAGGTGGCCCGCATATGAACACTATTGCCGGAATAGCTATCACTTTGAAAAAAGCAGCAGAACTTGATTTTCATAAATATGGATTGCAAATCCTTAATAATGCAAAAACACTTGCAACAGAACTCACAAAATCCGGAGTAAGCCTTGTCACGGGTGGCACTGATAACCACATGATGGTTATTGATACGGAAAAAAGCTTTGGTATAAACGGTAAAGTAGCAGAAGAACTTCTTGATTCGGTGTCTATCACAACCAATAAACAAATTATCCCAGACGACCCAAATCCTCCGCTGAAACCGAGTGGGATCAGAATCGGAACCCCCGCCGCCACAACTCGCGGTATGAAAGAAAAGGATATGGTTCAACTTGCAGGCTGGATGATAAAGACTCTGAAAAATCCAGATAAATTAGAACTGGCGAGACATACTAAACACGAGATTGAATCTTTCTGCTCAAATTTTCCGGTTCCTGGAATTTAA
- a CDS encoding class I SAM-dependent methyltransferase, translated as MSDWMKYITDRDHCKKRLYERFGNYLSYLKKPTSLYYRYIAGEKSVELCKTPEIKRIAETVSSYSGDYEKYKDFNRYFKINLRRIYSLGLHKGEKLEILDIGSGAGFFSYLAKSFGHNPQGLDLDSVGIFNILIKEFNIPRWIYRIEPQTHIPYETKKFDLIVCYAICFHNAGTYNWSSEDWNFFLNDIKKYYAKPGARMHLWFNNYPHGDYEDIKQKVAQTDFKMKLGHKTIDIFF; from the coding sequence ATGTCTGACTGGATGAAATATATTACAGATAGAGATCATTGCAAGAAACGTTTGTACGAACGGTTTGGAAATTATTTAAGTTATTTAAAAAAGCCTACTAGTTTATATTATAGATATATTGCTGGGGAAAAATCTGTAGAGTTGTGCAAAACTCCGGAAATTAAAAGAATTGCAGAAACCGTTAGTAGTTATTCTGGTGATTATGAAAAGTATAAAGACTTCAATAGATATTTCAAAATAAATTTACGACGAATTTATTCATTGGGTCTGCATAAGGGAGAAAAATTAGAGATATTAGATATAGGCTCCGGGGCGGGTTTTTTTTCTTATTTAGCTAAATCTTTCGGGCATAATCCGCAGGGATTAGACCTTGATTCTGTTGGTATTTTTAATATTTTGATTAAGGAATTTAATATTCCCCGATGGATATATAGAATTGAGCCTCAAACTCATATTCCTTATGAAACAAAGAAATTTGATTTAATCGTTTGTTATGCAATTTGTTTTCATAATGCTGGAACATACAATTGGTCGTCAGAAGATTGGAATTTCTTTTTAAACGATATCAAAAAATATTATGCAAAGCCCGGTGCCCGGATGCATTTATGGTTTAATAATTATCCACACGGAGATTATGAGGATATCAAACAAAAGGTTGCACAAACAGATTTTAAGATGAAGTTAGGACACAAAACGATTGATATCTTTTTTTAA
- a CDS encoding manganese efflux pump MntP family protein produces the protein MTLYEIIIISIALAMDAFTIAVACGLCMPEVTKRHTFRLAFHFGLFQALMPVIGWAAGLTVKAMVETYAPWISFVLLSFVGGKMIYDSFQQDESCDTKKDPTKGFSLIFLSIATSLDALAVGLSFSIMNYPIAMPSVLIGITAFVLTAIGMQIGKKFSKASRYSHIAELVGGIILILIGLKLLLQ, from the coding sequence ATGACCTTATATGAAATAATAATCATATCCATAGCTCTTGCCATGGATGCCTTTACCATAGCGGTTGCATGCGGTCTCTGCATGCCTGAAGTTACAAAACGCCATACTTTCAGACTCGCGTTTCATTTTGGCCTTTTTCAAGCCCTCATGCCGGTGATAGGCTGGGCTGCAGGTCTTACTGTAAAAGCCATGGTGGAGACATACGCTCCCTGGATTTCATTTGTTCTGCTCTCATTTGTGGGCGGGAAAATGATTTATGACTCGTTTCAGCAGGACGAATCGTGCGACACAAAAAAAGACCCGACGAAAGGATTTTCACTTATTTTCCTGTCAATTGCTACAAGCCTTGATGCTCTTGCTGTCGGGTTGTCCTTTTCGATTATGAACTATCCCATTGCCATGCCATCTGTTTTAATTGGTATTACAGCCTTTGTATTAACAGCAATAGGGATGCAAATTGGCAAAAAATTCTCCAAAGCTTCGCGCTACAGTCATATCGCAGAACTGGTTGGCGGCATTATTCTGATCCTCATCGGGCTTAAGCTTTTGCTTCAATAA
- a CDS encoding YheT family hydrolase: MPLLQPPPYKPKFPLQSGHLQTIFPRLFRKVNLPPVIRRRINTPDGDFLDIDWHLAGSTRLAVIAHGLEGNSRRHYVLGMARAMVLSGWDCITYNFRGCSKEMNRRPQMYHSGDTQDINTVLQYGLNHGIYDDAALIGFSMGGNQVLKYLGENPEQVPENVTRAIGISVPCDLTSAAQQLCKKSNFIYSQYFLRSLKKKVITKNRLFPTLFPLEALSSVKNLIDFDNKYTAPLNDFKDASDYYSKASCKQFLHRIKIPTLIINAQDDPFLAPECYPIEEAQNNSYLSLQIPQYGGHVGFTDLPQEKQLWSESRAVRFLNT; the protein is encoded by the coding sequence ATGCCCTTATTGCAGCCCCCACCCTATAAACCTAAATTTCCTCTCCAGTCCGGCCATCTTCAAACAATTTTCCCGAGACTTTTCCGAAAAGTTAATCTCCCTCCTGTTATAAGAAGAAGAATCAACACTCCTGACGGAGATTTTCTGGACATCGACTGGCATCTGGCCGGCAGCACAAGACTGGCTGTAATTGCGCACGGGCTTGAAGGCAATTCAAGACGACACTATGTGCTTGGAATGGCACGAGCCATGGTTCTTTCCGGATGGGATTGCATCACCTACAATTTTCGAGGATGCAGCAAAGAAATGAACAGAAGGCCGCAAATGTACCACAGCGGCGACACCCAAGACATCAACACAGTTCTGCAATACGGATTAAACCACGGCATCTATGATGACGCGGCTCTTATCGGATTCAGTATGGGTGGAAATCAGGTTCTAAAGTACTTAGGTGAAAATCCCGAACAAGTTCCTGAAAATGTTACACGGGCAATAGGAATATCCGTTCCATGCGATCTTACTTCAGCAGCACAACAACTTTGTAAAAAATCAAACTTCATTTACAGCCAGTATTTTTTACGATCGCTCAAAAAAAAGGTCATCACCAAAAACAGACTATTTCCGACTCTCTTTCCGCTTGAAGCACTGTCATCCGTTAAAAATCTTATAGATTTCGACAACAAATATACCGCACCGCTTAATGACTTTAAAGACGCTTCCGATTACTACAGCAAAGCATCATGCAAACAGTTTTTACATCGGATTAAAATCCCTACGCTTATTATAAACGCGCAAGATGATCCTTTTTTAGCGCCTGAATGCTACCCCATTGAAGAAGCTCAGAACAACAGTTACCTTTCCCTTCAAATACCCCAATATGGCGGGCATGTCGGTTTCACAGACTTACCGCAAGAAAAACAGCTCTGGTCGGAAAGCCGAGCTGTAAGGTTTTTAAACACATAA
- a CDS encoding phosphotransferase: MSYKQLSIAREFLSKELNLHPDKLDEFIKEVADSLRLQLDKLDESIDNGDFESIIIHADTLKESLGKLGLVDMSLVADNIGKDAKSTTPLYLGCSFMRLKKELSCLF, from the coding sequence GTGAGTTACAAACAATTGTCAATTGCTCGAGAGTTTCTGTCAAAAGAATTGAATTTACATCCTGATAAATTGGATGAATTTATAAAAGAAGTAGCTGATTCTTTGCGTTTGCAACTGGATAAACTGGATGAATCAATTGATAATGGCGATTTCGAGTCAATAATTATCCATGCGGATACGCTTAAAGAAAGTCTTGGCAAATTAGGGCTGGTAGATATGAGTTTGGTTGCTGATAATATCGGAAAAGACGCTAAAAGTACTACGCCTCTATATTTAGGATGTTCTTTTATGCGGCTTAAAAAAGAGTTGTCATGTCTATTTTAA
- a CDS encoding methyl-accepting chemotaxis protein, giving the protein MFKNLSIGSRFFFLLALMVLFLIVTGVLFLGAIRDITAYGVSETEKVMLADQKDKIHVATKSMALSIGEELKAITGEDAKLKFIRNALDPIRYEKDNSGYFFVYKGTVNMVMPTKKSLQGQDLGGLKDDKGLLFVQELDNVAHDGGGFVTYDFDKPGAGIQPKVSYAQMIPGTDMWIGTGVYIDNIDREKARISGAMNESADSITMKILLGAGGVFLIFILPLSLYLIRTIVTPLRESTEAATSVAEGNLDVSLDPQGRNEISTLQQALNSMVSTLSQNIESIKLKEAEAQEATKIAQKAAAEAQEATKRAEGAKKEGMLAAAEKLQAVIDRVSTITDEVTASAEEILRGSEFQKQRVAETATAMEEMNVTVLEVARNASETSESSEMSMEKAGEGAEMVQDTIVAMTDIQDRTANLKETMEQLGRQSVEIGNVLGVINDIADQTNLLALNAAIEAARAGDAGRGFAVVADEVRKLAEKTIGATEEVESSINSIQQLARENVKGMDATVSAVEKATDLSRTSGNMLTEIVELARNSADQVRSIATAAEEQSATSEEINRSVGEIDSMTEENSRNSQKASDGTRNLSEEVRELLDLVEELRRGD; this is encoded by the coding sequence ATGTTTAAAAATTTATCAATCGGATCCAGATTTTTCTTTTTGTTAGCTCTGATGGTTCTATTTTTGATTGTAACCGGAGTGCTTTTTTTAGGAGCTATCCGCGATATTACGGCATATGGCGTAAGCGAGACTGAAAAGGTCATGCTTGCAGATCAGAAAGATAAGATACATGTAGCTACTAAGAGCATGGCCCTTTCTATTGGTGAAGAGTTAAAGGCTATTACGGGTGAAGACGCGAAGCTAAAGTTTATACGTAATGCTTTGGACCCGATCAGATATGAAAAGGACAATTCCGGGTACTTTTTTGTATATAAGGGTACTGTAAATATGGTTATGCCTACCAAGAAGTCCTTACAAGGACAGGATCTTGGCGGGCTCAAGGATGATAAGGGTCTTTTGTTTGTTCAGGAACTAGATAATGTTGCACACGATGGTGGTGGTTTTGTTACCTATGATTTTGATAAACCTGGAGCTGGGATTCAGCCGAAGGTTAGTTATGCACAGATGATTCCCGGAACTGATATGTGGATAGGAACCGGTGTTTATATTGATAATATTGATCGTGAAAAGGCTCGTATCAGTGGTGCTATGAATGAAAGTGCAGATTCTATTACTATGAAGATTCTGCTCGGAGCCGGCGGAGTTTTTCTCATTTTCATATTACCTTTAAGTCTCTATCTTATAAGAACAATTGTAACACCTTTACGTGAATCAACCGAAGCTGCAACATCTGTAGCTGAAGGTAACCTTGATGTAAGTCTTGATCCGCAGGGTAGAAATGAAATTTCCACGCTGCAACAAGCTTTGAATTCAATGGTTTCTACTTTGTCTCAGAATATTGAGAGTATTAAGCTAAAGGAAGCAGAAGCTCAGGAAGCAACTAAGATTGCTCAGAAGGCTGCAGCTGAAGCTCAGGAAGCAACTAAGCGTGCGGAAGGGGCAAAGAAGGAAGGTATGCTGGCTGCTGCTGAAAAGTTGCAGGCCGTTATTGATCGTGTTTCTACAATTACTGATGAAGTTACCGCCAGCGCTGAAGAAATTCTGAGGGGAAGTGAATTCCAGAAGCAGAGAGTGGCCGAGACTGCAACAGCAATGGAAGAAATGAATGTTACTGTTCTTGAAGTTGCCCGAAATGCTTCCGAAACAAGTGAAAGCTCTGAGATGTCTATGGAAAAGGCCGGTGAAGGCGCTGAAATGGTTCAAGATACTATTGTTGCTATGACGGACATTCAGGATAGAACAGCTAATCTCAAGGAAACAATGGAACAACTCGGCAGGCAGTCTGTTGAAATCGGAAATGTACTTGGTGTCATTAATGATATTGCCGATCAGACAAACCTTCTTGCTCTGAATGCTGCTATCGAAGCAGCAAGGGCCGGAGATGCCGGAAGGGGATTCGCAGTTGTCGCCGATGAAGTACGTAAGCTTGCAGAAAAGACAATTGGTGCAACAGAAGAAGTTGAAAGCAGCATCAATTCTATTCAGCAGTTGGCGCGCGAAAATGTTAAGGGCATGGATGCAACAGTCAGTGCTGTTGAAAAGGCCACTGACCTTTCTCGCACTTCAGGAAATATGCTTACTGAAATTGTTGAATTGGCTAGGAATTCAGCGGATCAGGTTCGCTCTATTGCAACAGCCGCGGAGGAGCAGTCTGCAACTTCTGAAGAGATTAATCGTAGCGTCGGAGAAATTGATTCCATGACTGAAGAAAATTCCAGAAACAGTCAAAAGGCATCTGATGGAACCCGTAATTTGTCGGAAGAAGTTCGAGAATTGCTTGATCTGGTTGAAGAATTAAGGCGTGGCGACTAA
- a CDS encoding Dabb family protein, which produces MIKHIVMWTLKDEAEGGTAVQNGLKIKEILENLAGKIETLKHIEVSVDVFEASPACNVVLYSEFDTKEDLDGYQIHPLHQECVAFVKQVASSRSVIDYVI; this is translated from the coding sequence ATGATTAAGCATATCGTTATGTGGACGTTGAAGGATGAAGCTGAAGGTGGAACTGCTGTTCAAAATGGGCTGAAAATTAAAGAAATTCTTGAAAATCTGGCTGGAAAGATCGAAACCCTTAAACATATTGAAGTAAGTGTAGACGTTTTCGAAGCATCTCCGGCCTGCAATGTTGTACTTTATTCCGAATTTGATACAAAAGAAGATCTTGATGGTTATCAGATTCATCCTTTGCATCAGGAATGTGTTGCTTTTGTCAAACAGGTCGCATCATCCCGAAGTGTTATTGATTACGTGATATAG